From the Shewanella amazonensis SB2B genome, one window contains:
- the dxs gene encoding 1-deoxy-D-xylulose-5-phosphate synthase encodes MSLDISNYPLLALASTPEELRQLPQSALKQLSDELRQFLLTSVGISSGHFASGLGTVELTVALHYVYNTPFDRLIWDVGHQAYPHKILTGRRDKMHTIRQKNGLHPFPWREESQYDTFSVGHSSTSISAALGMAVTAEKEALGRKVVAVIGDGAITGGMAFEALNHAGDLHKDMLVVLNDNEMSISENVGALNNHLAKLMSGRLYTTIREGGKKVLKGMPVIKEMAKRTEEHLKGMVVPGTLFEELGFNYIGPIDGHDVNGLVETLSNMRDLKGPQFLHIMTKKGKGYEPAEKDPIGWHAVPKFDPTQFRKPATKPGLPTFSQVFGKWLCDIAAKDEKVLAITPAMREGSGMVEFSQRFPQQYFDAAIAEQHAVTLGAGFACEGYKAVVAIYSSFLQRGYDQLIHDVALQRLPVLFAIDRGGIVGADGATHQGAFDLSYMRCIPNMVIMAPSDENECRQMFYTGYCYNEGPSAVRYPRGSATGAEQIEEMTALPIGKGVMRRQGQKIAILNFGTTLAAALTAAESLNATVADMRFVKPLDEALLLELAASHDVLVTVEENAIMGGAGSGVLEFLASKNRLKPLLQIGIPDEFIKHGGPEEILSELGLDAAGIEGQIRAFIER; translated from the coding sequence ATGAGTTTGGACATTTCGAATTATCCATTGCTTGCCCTGGCGAGCACCCCGGAAGAGCTGCGCCAGCTGCCTCAGTCGGCATTGAAACAGCTTTCAGATGAACTCAGGCAGTTTTTGCTGACCTCAGTGGGCATCTCCAGCGGCCATTTCGCCTCTGGCCTCGGCACGGTCGAACTGACCGTTGCGCTGCATTATGTGTACAACACCCCCTTTGACCGTCTGATTTGGGACGTGGGCCATCAGGCCTATCCCCATAAAATTCTCACCGGCCGCCGTGACAAGATGCACACCATTCGCCAAAAGAATGGCCTGCACCCTTTCCCCTGGCGCGAAGAGAGTCAATACGACACCTTCAGCGTGGGCCATTCCAGTACCTCGATTTCTGCCGCCCTTGGCATGGCAGTGACCGCCGAAAAGGAAGCCCTGGGCCGCAAAGTGGTTGCCGTGATAGGTGATGGTGCCATTACCGGTGGTATGGCCTTCGAGGCCCTCAACCATGCGGGTGACCTGCACAAAGACATGTTAGTGGTGCTCAATGACAATGAGATGTCTATCTCTGAAAACGTCGGTGCACTCAATAACCATCTGGCCAAACTCATGTCCGGCCGCCTCTACACCACCATTCGCGAAGGTGGCAAGAAGGTACTCAAGGGCATGCCTGTGATTAAGGAAATGGCCAAGCGTACCGAAGAGCACCTCAAGGGTATGGTAGTACCTGGCACCCTGTTCGAAGAGCTTGGCTTTAACTACATAGGCCCCATCGATGGCCATGATGTTAATGGGCTGGTGGAAACCCTGAGTAACATGCGTGATCTCAAGGGCCCGCAGTTCCTGCACATCATGACTAAAAAGGGCAAGGGGTACGAACCCGCCGAGAAAGATCCTATCGGTTGGCACGCTGTACCCAAGTTCGACCCAACCCAGTTCCGTAAACCGGCGACCAAGCCTGGTTTACCCACCTTCTCGCAAGTTTTCGGCAAGTGGCTGTGCGATATCGCCGCCAAAGACGAAAAAGTGCTCGCCATTACCCCGGCCATGCGCGAAGGCTCAGGCATGGTGGAATTCTCCCAGCGCTTTCCACAACAATACTTTGATGCGGCCATCGCAGAGCAGCATGCCGTGACATTGGGCGCCGGTTTCGCCTGTGAAGGCTACAAAGCCGTAGTGGCCATCTATTCCAGCTTCCTGCAGCGCGGCTACGACCAGCTTATCCACGATGTGGCGTTGCAACGACTGCCAGTGCTCTTTGCCATCGACCGCGGTGGTATTGTCGGTGCCGATGGTGCCACCCACCAGGGCGCATTCGACTTAAGCTACATGCGCTGCATTCCCAATATGGTGATTATGGCGCCAAGCGATGAAAACGAATGCCGCCAGATGTTCTACACCGGTTACTGCTACAACGAAGGCCCGAGCGCCGTGCGTTATCCAAGGGGCAGCGCCACAGGTGCCGAGCAGATTGAAGAGATGACTGCCCTGCCCATCGGCAAAGGGGTAATGCGTCGTCAGGGGCAGAAGATTGCCATTCTGAACTTTGGCACCACACTGGCCGCCGCCTTGACGGCAGCAGAGTCACTCAATGCCACAGTGGCCGATATGCGCTTCGTTAAGCCGCTGGATGAAGCCTTGCTGCTGGAGCTTGCTGCCAGCCACGATGTACTGGTGACTGTGGAAGAAAACGCCATTATGGGTGGCGCAGGCTCTGGTGTGCTTGAGTTCCTTGCAAGCAAGAACCGCCTGAAGCCCCTGCTGCAAATCGGCATACCCGATGAATTTATCAAGCACGGTGGCCCGGAAGAGATCCTGAGCGAGCTGGGTCTGGATGCGGCCGGTATTGAGGGGCAAATCCGCGCCTTTATTGAGCGCTGA
- the ispA gene encoding (2E,6E)-farnesyl diphosphate synthase, translated as MLKLALADCQSRVDAVLAAHIDALPQTAPALKAAMRHGALIGGKRIRPFLVYAVGELLGVDKAKLDRLAAAVECVHAYSLIHDDLPAMDDDNLRRGKPTVHIAFDEATAILAGDALQTLAFEIISESDAGLAPKAQVAMIAALARASGYLGMCGGQALDLAGEGKSISLDELTRLHNLKTGALIRAAVELALIAADASDADTAALRAYADAIGLAFQVQDDILDITATTEEIGKPQGSDLDANKSTYPKLLGLDGARQTADALVADALSALAKMPYNSQLLADFARYIVARRV; from the coding sequence ATGCTCAAACTTGCCCTCGCCGACTGTCAGTCCCGGGTCGACGCTGTCCTTGCCGCACATATAGATGCATTGCCTCAAACCGCCCCCGCGTTGAAGGCCGCCATGCGCCATGGTGCCCTGATTGGCGGTAAACGTATACGCCCCTTCCTTGTATACGCCGTGGGTGAATTGCTCGGGGTAGATAAGGCCAAGCTGGACCGACTCGCCGCCGCCGTTGAATGTGTTCATGCCTATTCCCTTATCCATGATGATTTGCCCGCCATGGATGACGACAACCTGCGCCGTGGCAAGCCTACGGTACACATTGCCTTCGATGAAGCCACGGCAATACTCGCCGGTGATGCGTTGCAAACACTGGCCTTTGAAATCATCAGTGAATCCGATGCAGGCCTCGCCCCAAAAGCGCAGGTCGCCATGATTGCGGCCCTGGCAAGGGCATCGGGATATCTGGGTATGTGTGGCGGGCAGGCACTGGATCTTGCTGGTGAAGGCAAGAGCATCAGCCTCGATGAACTGACCCGGCTGCACAACCTGAAAACCGGCGCCCTTATTCGTGCTGCCGTGGAGCTTGCGCTGATTGCCGCCGATGCCTCCGATGCCGACACGGCGGCACTTCGTGCCTATGCCGATGCCATTGGTCTTGCGTTTCAGGTTCAGGACGACATCCTGGATATCACGGCTACCACCGAAGAAATCGGTAAGCCGCAGGGTTCTGATCTGGATGCCAACAAGAGCACGTATCCTAAGTTGTTGGGACTCGATGGCGCCCGGCAAACTGCCGATGCACTGGTAGCCGACGCACTATCAGCGCTGGCCAAAATGCCATACAATAGTCAGCTACTTGCAGACTTCGCCCGTTATATCGTCGCGCGACGAGTATAA
- the xseB gene encoding exodeoxyribonuclease VII small subunit, with protein sequence MAKKPENLSFEASLAELERIVTELEQGEVSLDDALKQFERGIGLVRASQAKLEQAQQKVAILLTQAPDAPLDDFLPEGE encoded by the coding sequence GTGGCCAAAAAACCGGAAAATTTGAGTTTTGAAGCGTCTTTGGCAGAGCTGGAACGCATAGTCACCGAATTGGAACAAGGTGAGGTCTCATTAGATGATGCCCTGAAACAATTCGAGCGGGGTATTGGACTGGTGCGAGCCAGTCAGGCCAAGCTGGAACAGGCCCAACAAAAAGTGGCCATCTTGCTGACTCAGGCCCCGGATGCCCCACTCGACGACTTTTTACCCGAGGGAGAATAA